The following are encoded together in the Populus trichocarpa isolate Nisqually-1 chromosome 5, P.trichocarpa_v4.1, whole genome shotgun sequence genome:
- the LOC7480502 gene encoding L10-interacting MYB domain-containing protein gives MLNIECFIIVLVHGLFMCHNLIDIIFIHFKLLLNVLKDIMEGLESSDKAAWTKEMLHIFCDICIKAIDMGMRPNTHFDKPGWKFLITSFKEQTGHAFTKTQLKNKWDGCKKDWRIWNKLVSETGVGWNSELGTIAASDEWWKQKIQEIRGAKKFRHVSIEPSLKNKFDRMYSNIVATGAFAWAPSSGVPAGSGVDPGTSNADIADDGLEEGSGDSEEDVIPDFQTDMARMVGGIHMSSSTNTKSGDKRKERDHYDVRGRKKKTSGIGVKLLTRCNHLLESMSTKSDSTSVNMDREGCSIPEVMAELHSIPGVSVDDDFHDFATEYLSLRRKREMWSSMGDMQQKLRWLQRMYERSKRA, from the exons ATGCTAAACATTGAGTGCTTTATTATTGTATTAGTCCACGGTTTATTTATGTGCCACaatttaattgatatcatttttattcatttcaaacttttgttaaatgttttaaaagataTCATGGAAGGTCTTGAATCTTCTGATAAGGCTGCTTGGACAAAGGAAATGTTGCatatattttgtgatatatGCATTAAGGCAATTGATATGGGAATGAGACCTAATACTCATTTCGATAAACCGGGGTGGAAATTTCTTATAAcatcattcaaagaacaaactgGGCATGCATTTACTaaaacacaattgaaaaacaaatgggatggaTGCAAAAAGGATTGGAGGATATGGAATAAGCTGGTTTCTGAAACCGGTGTTGGCTGGAATAGTGAATTAGGCACAATTGCAGCTAGTGATGAGTGgtggaaacaaaaaattcag gAAATTAGAGGAGCCAAAAAATTCAGACATGTCAGTATTGAGCCGtctttaaagaataaatttgacCGAATGTATTCCAACATTGTCGCAACTGGAGCGTTTGCATGGGCTCCTTCATCAGGTGTACCTGCTGGCAGTGGTGTTGATCCTGGTACAAGCAATGCCGACATTGCTGATGATGGTTTGGAAGAGGGCAGCGGTGATTCGGAGGAAGATGTGATTCCAGATTTCCAGACTGATATGGCTCGAATGGTTGGAGGGATACATATGTCTAGCAGCACCAATACAAAAAGCGGcgataaaagaaaagaacgagATCATTATGATGTGCgaggtagaaagaagaaaacatctgGAATTGGTGTTAAGTTGCTGACAAGGTGCAATCATCTACTTGAGAGTATGTCAACTAAGAGTGATTCGACGTCTGTTAATATGGATCGTGAAGGCTGTAGTATTCCCGAGGTCATGGCTGAGCTGCACTCCATTCCTGGAGTTTCAGTTGACGATGATTTTCATGACTTCGCTACGGAGTATCTTAGtctaagaaggaaaagagaaatgtgGTCCAGTATGGGCGATATGCAACAGAAGTTGCGATGGTTGCAGCGAATGTATGAACGAAGTAAACGTGCTTAG
- the LOC112327461 gene encoding protein ALP1-like, which yields MNRIVDQINYPSCGVSGASVDGAGDDSNGNDSDDSNDDDDDDADDDDDADIDRMDATTLLSLCTDLEMHHGLKPSRRMSVIEKVAMFLFTIAVGASNRQVRERFQHSGETVSRCFKEVLKSLRLFAVEIIKPVDPQFTSTPREIAMNPRFMPHFKNCVGAIDGTHVRACVPAANQIPFIGRKGVPTQNVMAACSFDMQFMFVWAGWEGSAHDTRIFLEAIDNSTINFPKPPEGKYYLVDAGYPNEYGYLGPYKGERYHFQEFRRRGQPSGRKEVFNRAHSSLRNVIERSFGVWKQRWRILQNIPAYPYKTQVEIVVASMALHNYIRRRSQDDAVFSEYDRNPNLIPDDFLPDTVQASAVQGSQRPSRMDFVRDGIANSLMEQ from the exons ATGAACCGGATTGtagatcaaattaattatcctagttgTGGAGTTAGTGGTGCTTCAGTTGATGGTGCCGGAGATGATAGTAATGGAAACGACTCCGACGACAGTAATGACGACGACGATGATGATGccgacgatgatgatgatgccgaCATTGACAG GATGGACGCAACAACTTTGTTGAGTTTGTGCACCGACTTGGAAATGCACCATGGCTTAAAACCGTCAAGAAGAATGAGCGTTATTGAAAAGGTGGCAATGTTTCTATTTACAATAGCAGTTGGGGCGTCAAATAGACAAGTGCGGGAAAGATTCCAGCATTCAGGTGAAACTGTTAGTAGATGTTTTAAAGAAGTGCTTAAATCATTACGTTTGTTTGCTGTAGAAATCATAAAACCAGTAGATCCACAATTTACGAGCACACCAAGAGAAATTGCTATGAATCCAAGATTTATGCCACATTTCaag AATTGTGTTGGTGCAATTGATGGAACACATGTTCGTGCATGCGTACCAGCTGCAAATCAAATTccatttattggaagaaaaggtgTACCAACACAAAATGTAATGGCCGCTTGTAGTTTCGACATGCAATTCATGTTCGTGTGGGCAGGATGGGAAGGCAGTGCACACGATACTCGTATTTTTCTGGAGGCTATTGACAATAGCACTATCAACTTTCCAAAACCTCCAGAAG gaaaatacTATTTGGTTGATGCTGGATATCCAAACGAGTATGGATATTTGGGTCCCTACAAAGGCGAGAGGTATCACTTCCAAGAATTTAGACGTCGTGGACAACCAAGTGGTCGGAAAGAAGTGTTTAATCGTGCACACTCGTCACTACGTAACGTGATCGAACGTTCTTTTGGGGTATGGAAACAGAGGTGgagaattttgcaaaacatACCTGCTTATCCATACAAAACACAAGTTGAAATTGTAGTTGCATCAATGgcactacataattatattagaaggagatcgcaagATGATGCAGTTTTTTCTGAGTATGATCGCAACCCCAATTTGATTCCAGATGACTTTTTGCCTGATACTGTTCAGGCTTCGGCCGTTCAAGGCTCACAGAGGCCTTCACGTATGGATTTTGTACGCGATGGAATTGCCAATAGTTTGATGGAACAATAA